GGTTCAAATTTCGTATCTGATGCACGTAACCCCAACACCCGCCGGAGTGCCAATTGTTGGAAGACTGCGAAATCGGGATCAAAGGGATCGACGTCAACGAACGGCCAAATCGCCATCGGTGCGCCATGTGCTGAACTTAGCAAGCCCGACCAAATGGCTGGCAAGTGAGCAGTGGTTCCTGGTTGTTGTCCCAGCTTCAGGCTAACTGCCGCCACGGCGCCCGCAGCTTGTCCAGCGTGAATCGACTGATCGTGCAAGCGGCAGGACGAGCTAACAATGCTTGAGTAGCCCAGATTTTTTTGCGCTCCGATAAGTCCTTGGACCGATTCTGGAAGCAGTGAGCGTAGCGGGAAAACAGCTCGCCCGGTTCCACCTCTGCCAAACTTTCGCTTGCCGCGAAACGAAGCTTGCCACGGCCCCGATTCGCCTTTACTGGTTGTCCAGCTGCGGTGGGTGGGGTGAAAATCAAGTTCGAACTGCCAACAGAATACCGCATCGGGAAACATGACGGTGGAGTAATTCGAACGCGCCCCGAATCCTAATACCTCCTGTTCCTTGATGATATGCTTGGCCACCAAACGCAGGCTTTCGCGCACATAGGGCTTGGGAGGCAATCGATCAGGGGTGCCAAATTCATCGCTCCGCGCCAGGTACTGGAATTTGGGAAAGTTCTGTTGAAGATGGTAGTAGTACCTGAGCGTATGCTGTCGTGCGTCTGCAAAGACGACTTCACGTTGTTGGCGAGTCATCGCGACGAGATTCTTCTTTGAAGCGCCTGGCTCGATAACCTCCAAAGCATCCACAACGGATTTAGGATAAGTATCCAACGGATAGTCAATATTTGGATTATTGATCAGCAGAACGTCTGGATGGTCGATCTGCTTGAAACCCTGACCATCGACTAGCCGTCTGGTCGTATAAGCAAACTCCTCTTTGATCCATCCCCAGTTACCAGTAAAGAAGGCTGGATCATAGCTGTCCGGCTTGGCCAGCAGATTGGGCTGCTTCTGCTGTTCCAAAATCATGCACCAGGTAATCGGGTTCAAGTCGGTAGCCGGGTTTCCCGACGCGGGCGCGCTGGGTTCATTGAACTCACCCTGGGCATCCATCCCTGCATCCCACCTTGCCCCGGCCCCCTTAATTACATCTCCCCAATCACTGGCGTCGATTGTTAGCTTTGCTCTGACGACAATTGCTTCGCCTGCCGCATCGGTTGACTTGAACTGAACACCAACAACGCGATCGCCCTCGGTAAGCACGGTATCCACATAGTAGTTGGAACGGCGGATGAGCTGCCCGGCCTGCTCAAAAGGTGCTAGTAGTTCACGAAATACCTGTTCGGATACGACCGGGCGACTGGTTGTAATCACCCGAGTATTTCCTGGTCGCTTGACACCGCCATATAACTGAGCGTTCTTGGTCTCGATCGCATCGATAACATCGCGAAATATCCCCGAGCGTGGAATCGGAACCGTGCCGTTATATCCGTGGCCACGATTCTCATCGATCGCTCCCAGGGCTTCGGCGCTGAACTGTCCCCCCAGCCAATCGATATCATTGACTAAGACAATCTTTTCAACCCCCATCCTCGCCGCCTGAACTGCCGCAGCACATCCAGATTCAGTACCACCAACGACCAGCAAGTCCGCCGTGATTTCTTCGGCAAGTTGCTGGTTTCCAATAGGCTGGCAGGCCGTAGCGGTATGATAACTAGCCGATGACAACGCGCACAACAACGCTGCGAAACAAATCACGGACCGAACAATCATTATGAACCTTTTTGCAAAAGTTGACGACGACTCATCACCACTTGGAGACGTTGTGATAACGTTTGTGAGAAACGAAGTTTTTATTCCACAGGCACATCGATTTCCAATACCGTTGATTCACGGACAAATTCTTGTTTCATCACGTATTCTTTGAACAGCGGCTCCCCTTCTCCCAGGCCATCCGGGCCAGGTTTACCATCGAGCCCGGTAACTCGGATGACATAGGCACCTCCGACCAGCCCCTTACCGGACTTCGACTGGTACCGCCCGTCTTGGATCTTGACCATCGAACCGGGCCCGGAGTTGCTGGCTGCGGCGTCGGGTTCAAAGGATATGTAGCCTAAGGAAACGGGCTTGCCATCATAGGAGACGGTTCCTGAGATATCGTAGGTGCCATTGTCTGAACCACCACATCCTGCCAGCAACACCAGCAAGCATCGACCGATTGCATTTGTTAGCCGCATCACTAATTCCTCCACATGGCTGACTATTTAGAAACTCAATCCAACGGGCGAACCGTTGCCACGATCACCTAGATTGCGATGCGTTGTCAGGTCGATGGTTTCACTTAGAAAGTGTACCGACGCATCCCCCATGACCACTTGGCACCCACCCGGATGGCGACTGCTAAACGAGCCGTGCATCGGATTCCTATTGGCATACAAGGTGTCGTCCCGGGAACCATCTCCATCGAAGAAATTGATTTGCCAACGCGCAGCGATCAGAACGCCTGGCACTTCTCCTCCCGCCTCTACGCTTGTTATGCTCGATGCCCAACCCCAGTGAGCGTTGGGGGTTGCCGTCCCACGCCCGCCCGGACGCAGCAGGTACTTCGATTCGGCGACCATATAGACATTGGAAGACCCATCGGTGATATCCCGGAATCGCATTTTTGAATCAACAAACAGAAGTCCTTGAGTAAAGAAATAGCGATCTCCACCATTGTTGCAGTTAGGCCCCGAAGGATTGTCTGAAGCACCTCCCATAACGCCAAAGTAGTTACAGTGATTCCCTGTAGCATTGGGATCGCTGGGGCATAGATAGTTTTCGTTTTCCAACAAGAACAAGGCATGATTGTTCGCGGATCCGTGCGGCTGGGTTCCACCTGGATCATGTTCGGCAAACCCCGTAAATTTTTCGTCAAAATCAAACTGATCGTACAGGTTGTTCTGTTCGATAAACGGCAAGATCAGGACCGTCCAGGGAGCTCCGTTTTTGCCACCGCTGCCGTCGTTTGGAAAGCTGCACCAATTGCTGGCCGGAGATTTGCTTCCCACGACCGTTCCCGAAGCAAAAGATCGATGGGTGTCGTGGTAATTGTGCAAGGCCAGCCCTATCTGCTTGAGCTTGTTCTGGCATTGCAAGCGGCGTGCCGCTTCTCTTGCCTGCTGTACCGCTGGCAGCAGCAATCCGACCAATACGCCGATGATGGCGATCACCACCAGCAATTCAACTAACGTAAAACCCGCTGCGGTTGGGCGGTTTCGTAAAGGTCGCGTCGACATAGCCATTCTCCGTTGGGACGAGAAGCAAAGGAAACACACGTCTTGCGATGAACAATCAAAAAACAAGTGTGCTAATCAGTTGATGCAGCTGAACTATTAAGAGGATGCCGGTGTGTTGTTTTTCCATAGCCCAGCTGCTCAGAAACAACATCTGATTGAGCCATCACTTGACGACGGTACTTGTCAAGTAGGTGTTTCTGAAGACGCGTCTTAGGTCCGGTAACCCAAATTGCCGCGATCGCATTGCCGCGATGATTGCGAATGGGGGCTGCCACACAATGAATCTCTTCGACTTCCTCGCCGCGATCCAATGCATAGCCATTTTCGCGAATCCGTGCCAATTCCAAACGGAACGCTGATTTCGAAGTGATCGTGCTCTCGGTGAATTTTGTGAACTCCAGCTGATCGATTATTTGTTCACACTCGTCCCGATCTAAGAACGCCAGCAACACCTTTCCCGGGGCGGCAGAATGCAAGGGGAACTGGTGCCCAACTTCCACAACAACCTTAATTGGATGTGGACTAGGAACTATGTCCAAGACGACCCCTTTTCCGCTGGACAACGTTCCCAGCAAAACGGTTTCTCCAGTAAGGCGGCGCAGCTGTTTCATGGGGGCTAGCGACTTTTCTAACAAGTTCGCTTCGTCGATCGCTTCGTAGCCCAGCGAAATCAGTTTCTTGCTCAGACGGTACAGCTTCTGATCCGAATCCCGAATGACATACTCGTAATCCGAGAGCGTCGTCAGGATCCGAAATGCGCTGTTCTTGGGGATCGCCATTTTGTCCGCGATCTCTGAAAGGCCTAACGCCCGCGACTCAGTCGATAGCATCTCCATGATTTTCAAAGCTCTCACCAAGCTGGGAACGTGATACCGCGACTCGTCGCTTGAGTAGTTGGGTTGCTTTGGAGCGTTCATTGGATCCTGCCGCGGCCTCTGCTGTAACAAAGCGGTTTGATATATAGGCTATGGTTCCATATGGCAAACGTCAAGCAAAAGGCGGCAAATTTGCTGCTAATCTTTCGTTCGGGAATAAACTACCTAACAGGCGTCTGTTGAGCCTGTTGATGTTTACATGCCCCTTGTATGCCGGATGCAACATTGGTCGACGGCCTCCGATCGAAGTACAACGCGCTCGTCGATGATTTCGATGAGCGCGGCAGGCTGGGCTGGGCAGCTACAGAAGCCATTGCGATTGGTCGCTGTGGCATTGTTGCAGGGAAAATTAGGGATAGGCAACTTTTGCAACCGGCATCGAATGAAGCACATTGGAAAGCATCCGATCGGAAAAGCTTGTCACCGGTAAGAACCATTTCTTGCATTTGCAGTGTGAATAAGTTGTCCTCTTTTCAACGGGGTTTTGGGCAGGACCGACACCACTTGAGACGGTGCGGTTCTGGCGATGACCAGGCTGGGTGACTTCCCAAATGGGAGCGTCTGAGGAAATGGCAACCCAACGCGTAAGTAGAGAATTCACACGGCCCTTGCTTAGGCGGGGGGGTACCACTACTGCGGAACCTCAAACAGTGACGTGCCCTGTTGCGACGGCGCTGCTATTCGACGTGAGCTAACGTTAGCTCTGCAAACCGCATGGAGCCAACACCTTCAAATACGGCCAAAACAACGCGTCCGCCAATCCCCGTCGAAAGGATATCAATGAGATTTGTTCACACGATGATCGCATCGATCGGGTTTCCGTAATCGATCTCCAGCCGCTTCTGCGAGGGGAGCGATAGTTTTCGCGGGTCGAGGCCTAGTTGATGTAAGACGGTGGCGTGGATATCGGTCACGTAGTGGCGATCCTCCACTGCGTGGAAGCCGAGTTCGTCGGTCGCTCCATGCGCGATGCCTCCCTTCAATCCGCCCCCCGCCATCCAAACCGAAAATCCGTAGGGATGATGGTCACGGCCGTCCGATTTCTCGGCTCCCGGAGTCCGACCAAATTCAGTGGCCCAGACGACGAGCGTCTCTTCCAACAACCCGCGCTGCTTCAAATCTTTCAACAGCCCCGCGATCGGTTTATCGACGCGAGCGGAGTTTCTGGCGTGGTTCTCTTTCAATTTCGTATGCGCATCCCAACCGCCTCCTCCACCGCCACCATCGTAGATCTGCACAAATCGGACTCCCTGTTCGACCAATCGGCGAGCCGTCAACGCATGCCGCCCAACGGCTTCGGTGTTGCTTTGGTCCAGTCCGTACATCGCCTGAGTCTGCTTGGTTTCGCGATTCAGATCGACGATCTCCGGGACCGACATCTGCATCCGAAACGCCAACTCGTACGCCTTGATGCGGGCCTGCAACGCTTCATCGTCGGGGCGTGCGGCGGCGGTCATCCGGTGCAAATCGTCCAATAGGTTCAGTTGATCGCGTTGTTGATCGATTCGCGTCCCGGCACCGGGTGTCCCAAAAGCCAGCGGCCGCTTGGGATCGCTAGCCATCTGAACGCCAGCGTGCTGCGGCCCCAGATAGCTGCCATCGTGAGCTCCCACGCCGCCACAACAATCTCCGGGCGGTTGGCCCATGACCACAAACTGCGGCAGGTTATCGTTCAAGCTTCCCAGCCCATAATGGACCCACGAACCGATCGACGGAAAAAAGCCGTCAAAGATATGTCGGCCGGTGTGGAATTGCAGCTGAGCCGCGTGATCGTTGTCGGTCGTCCACATCGAACGCACTAGCGCGATGTCGTCGATGCAATCGCCCACGTGCGGCCACCAATCGCTTACCTCGATCCCACTCTCCCCACGCGGCCCATACCCAACCTGCATCGGATAGATCTGCGACATCATCGCCCGCGGCTTGCCGCCAAAATCGACGACGTTCTTTCGATAGAAAGGCGAATCGACGATCGCCTGCCCAAGCGGCGATTCATCGATCGTCTTCCCCGCATGTTGATTCAGAGCCGGCTTCGGATCAAACGATTCCAAGTGGCTGGTGCCACCATTCATGAAGAACCAAATCACGCTTTTGGCTCGCGGCGCGAAATGCGGCAAGCCCTGCAACGCGTCGGCGGCCGTCGATCCCTGGGCATCGCGATGCATCATCGCGCCGAGTGCCAGTCCGGTGAAACCGAGTCCAAAGTCGGAAAGGAATTGCCGACGTTCGGTCCGGCCACACGCTGCGGTTGTTTTGGTCAAAGTCATCGCTGAGCCTGTAAAGCCTTCCACTATCGGATCGTGACAAAATCGTTATGCAACATCAGCACATGGATCAGGTTCTCGCGAGCGGCTTGCAACGGATCGGCAGCTCGCGGCGTCGTCGCCGTGTCGGCACCGGGAAACTTTTCTCCCGACGCTTGCTGCAACAACTCCGCATGCGATTGCAGGAACGCGTTGCAACGGTCTGCTTCGGCCGCAGTCGGTCGCCGAGCGAGGATCGTTTCAAACGCAACGTCGACAAAATCACTGGCATCCGCTAACCGCCGAGCGATCGTTCGCGCCGCGTCGATCGCCAGCCCGCTGTTCATCATCGCCAGAGACTGGTGCGGCACGATGCTCTCCTGCCGCCGGTAGCAGGCGTTCGGGTCGGCGACGTCAAACACCTCCAACATCGGCATCTTCTCGTTGGGTGTGTTGCGGAGATACAGACTGCGTCGGAGACTTTTATCCCCTTCTTCGATTGGAATTTCGGGGCCGCCGAAGGACAAGTCGATTTGTGAGGCCAGGAACAACGTACTATCGCGAACCAACTCCGCTTCCATCCGCCGTGGGTTCATCCGCCACAACAGTCGGTTCTCCGGATCGATCTCCAACGCCGCAGCGTTTCCATCGGGCAGCGGATCGCTGGACATGC
Above is a genomic segment from Rosistilla ulvae containing:
- a CDS encoding FAD-dependent oxidoreductase codes for the protein MIVRSVICFAALLCALSSASYHTATACQPIGNQQLAEEITADLLVVGGTESGCAAAVQAARMGVEKIVLVNDIDWLGGQFSAEALGAIDENRGHGYNGTVPIPRSGIFRDVIDAIETKNAQLYGGVKRPGNTRVITTSRPVVSEQVFRELLAPFEQAGQLIRRSNYYVDTVLTEGDRVVGVQFKSTDAAGEAIVVRAKLTIDASDWGDVIKGAGARWDAGMDAQGEFNEPSAPASGNPATDLNPITWCMILEQQKQPNLLAKPDSYDPAFFTGNWGWIKEEFAYTTRRLVDGQGFKQIDHPDVLLINNPNIDYPLDTYPKSVVDALEVIEPGASKKNLVAMTRQQREVVFADARQHTLRYYYHLQQNFPKFQYLARSDEFGTPDRLPPKPYVRESLRLVAKHIIKEQEVLGFGARSNYSTVMFPDAVFCWQFELDFHPTHRSWTTSKGESGPWQASFRGKRKFGRGGTGRAVFPLRSLLPESVQGLIGAQKNLGYSSIVSSSCRLHDQSIHAGQAAGAVAAVSLKLGQQPGTTAHLPAIWSGLLSSAHGAPMAIWPFVDVDPFDPDFAVFQQLALRRVLGLRASDTKFEPDLPADEDWVSRVIASVKRRGYQYSQPSKPPATRRQLAKILWEELKDQPVPDSHFSEPLAWEPES
- a CDS encoding DUF1559 domain-containing protein, giving the protein MSTRPLRNRPTAAGFTLVELLVVIAIIGVLVGLLLPAVQQAREAARRLQCQNKLKQIGLALHNYHDTHRSFASGTVVGSKSPASNWCSFPNDGSGGKNGAPWTVLILPFIEQNNLYDQFDFDEKFTGFAEHDPGGTQPHGSANNHALFLLENENYLCPSDPNATGNHCNYFGVMGGASDNPSGPNCNNGGDRYFFTQGLLFVDSKMRFRDITDGSSNVYMVAESKYLLRPGGRGTATPNAHWGWASSITSVEAGGEVPGVLIAARWQINFFDGDGSRDDTLYANRNPMHGSFSSRHPGGCQVVMGDASVHFLSETIDLTTHRNLGDRGNGSPVGLSF
- a CDS encoding IclR family transcriptional regulator, with the translated sequence MNAPKQPNYSSDESRYHVPSLVRALKIMEMLSTESRALGLSEIADKMAIPKNSAFRILTTLSDYEYVIRDSDQKLYRLSKKLISLGYEAIDEANLLEKSLAPMKQLRRLTGETVLLGTLSSGKGVVLDIVPSPHPIKVVVEVGHQFPLHSAAPGKVLLAFLDRDECEQIIDQLEFTKFTESTITSKSAFRLELARIRENGYALDRGEEVEEIHCVAAPIRNHRGNAIAAIWVTGPKTRLQKHLLDKYRRQVMAQSDVVSEQLGYGKTTHRHPLNSSAASTD
- a CDS encoding DUF1501 domain-containing protein, with translation MTLTKTTAACGRTERRQFLSDFGLGFTGLALGAMMHRDAQGSTAADALQGLPHFAPRAKSVIWFFMNGGTSHLESFDPKPALNQHAGKTIDESPLGQAIVDSPFYRKNVVDFGGKPRAMMSQIYPMQVGYGPRGESGIEVSDWWPHVGDCIDDIALVRSMWTTDNDHAAQLQFHTGRHIFDGFFPSIGSWVHYGLGSLNDNLPQFVVMGQPPGDCCGGVGAHDGSYLGPQHAGVQMASDPKRPLAFGTPGAGTRIDQQRDQLNLLDDLHRMTAAARPDDEALQARIKAYELAFRMQMSVPEIVDLNRETKQTQAMYGLDQSNTEAVGRHALTARRLVEQGVRFVQIYDGGGGGGGWDAHTKLKENHARNSARVDKPIAGLLKDLKQRGLLEETLVVWATEFGRTPGAEKSDGRDHHPYGFSVWMAGGGLKGGIAHGATDELGFHAVEDRHYVTDIHATVLHQLGLDPRKLSLPSQKRLEIDYGNPIDAIIV